One Acanthochromis polyacanthus isolate Apoly-LR-REF ecotype Palm Island chromosome 6, KAUST_Apoly_ChrSc, whole genome shotgun sequence DNA segment encodes these proteins:
- the myt1b gene encoding myelin transcription factor 1 isoform X4, whose translation MKLCRTFLENEFRGELVNQRWTRGERTSSRCQASQRLQSRRPIMMSVEGDDKRARTRSKGIRVPIELVGQELSCPTPGCNGTGHISGRYSRHRSILGCPIARKRRLEEAEQEEEQESERPASKRKSHPLKLALDEGFSAESDASSEAENDGEKPEQSKEEEEEEEEEERDAGVEEEEEEEEEVTENLQQDGHTNGPEEETQQKEEEDERDQKEEKFAADEEEECVIIEAAAAAVTSTEEARSPSQSAEEVANSLLHLGRVSGNNAPSVAIQQAVAMETEEDVSAAAERGEEVKDEQEGRMNEREEGEEEEAHRVQVLEESSVVQKEAADVEDEQCVEDTSDHVSREHPTEGVHCEEIKGDEDAEEEEEEEEMPVQNMQDAPAEEEEKDEEENTDHVLPVTDVPTAIRTITSTAAAQGTHIKTEDHRASPLEDYNSHTANPLENYNTNRASPLDKYDSHKPSSLQSYKASPPLSYGSHRASPLEDYFPIPRGESYKIHKASSSASPDIIEVRSDRSEEKDFDDVDGDDERDDEDSLSQRSTVTDESEMFDMTRGNLGLLEQAIALKAEQVKPAVPRELLRSPDIHHQRYFTMEDRPKHLDVIRKSYFSKESSRPEKREIKCPTPGCDGTGHVTGLYPHHRSLSGCPHKDRIPPEILAMHENVLKCPTPGCTGQGHVNSNRNTHRSLSGCPIAAAEKLSKSQDKQHLPQPGIEHLKGSPNDRVLRPMCFVKQLEVPQYGSYRPNMAPSTPRANLAKELEKYSKVSFDYASFDAQVFGKRTLAPKMPTSETSPKAFKTKPSFPKSSSPSLSLHGYGKSSSLAYDYSHDAEAAHMAATAILNLSTRCWEKPENLSTKPQNKEMDIEVDENGTLDLSMKKPIKREGSLSGTSPGVRSPDPSSSSSSSLHHGGSSGMTSPNLLSYKQEEWEGPLDYTKPNRQREEELDEMEHTGQSYVSSDPEDCDMMQDCLEDRKYPGEVTTPNFKVKFQPKDAKKELLSCPTPGCDGSGHITGNYASHRSLSGCPLADKSLRSLMAAHTPELKCPTPGCDGSGHITGNYASHRRCPVPGCDSLGHISGKYATHRSAYGCPLAARRQKEGLLNGTPFNWKAFKTEGPTCPTPGCDGSGHANGSFLTHRSLSGCPRALYAKKKAKFPTEDYLSTKFRASDVLDNDEDIKQLNKEINDLNESNNEMEADMVNLQTQISSMEKNLKSIEHENKMIEEQNEALFMELSGLSRALIRSLANIRLPHMQEPITEQNFDSYVSTLTDMYTNKDCFQSPENKALLESINKAVKGIKV comes from the exons CATCCTCGGCTGCCCCATAGCGAGAAAGCGCCGCCTGGAGGAAGCcgagcaggaggaggaacaggaaTCGGAACGTCCCGCCTCCAAGAGGAAGTCCCACCCCCTGAAACTAGCCCTGGACGAGGGCTTCAGCGCAGAGAGCGACGCCAGCAGCGAGGCCGAAAACGATGGGGAGAAACCAGAGCAgtccaaggaggaggaggaggaggaggaggaggaggagagggatgCAGGtgtagaagaggaggaggaggaggaggaggaggtgacagaAAACCTCCAGCAGGATGGACACACAAACGGACCAGAGGAGGAAACAcagcagaaggaggaggaggatgagagaGATCAGAAGGAGGAGAAATTTGCTGCAGATGAAG AGGAGGAGTGTGTGATTATCGAGGCCGCCGCCGCTGCCGTCACCTCCACCGAGGAGGCCCGGTCGCCCTCGCAGAGCGCCGAGGAGGTGGCCAACTCGCTCCTCCACCTGGGCCGAGTCTCTGGCAACAATGCTCCGAGTGTGGCCATTCAGCaggctgttgccatggagactgAGGAGGATGTCAGCGCGGCAGCCGAGCGGGGTGAAGAAGTAAAGGACGAGCAGGAGGGGCGCATGAATGAGagggaagagggggaggaggaggaggcgcaCAGAGTTCAAGTACTGGAGGAATCATCTGTTGTGCAGAAGGAGGCAGCTGACGTGGAAGACGAACAGTGCGTTGAAGACACGAGCGACCACGTGAGCCGAGAGCATCCGACCGAAGGTGTCCACTGTGAAGAGATCAAAGGTGACGAggatgcagaggaggaggaagaggaggaagagatgcCAGTGCAAAACATGCAGGACGctccagcagaggaggaggagaaggacgaAGAGGAGAATACTGACCATGTTCTGCCCGTTACTGATGTGCCAACTGCCATCCGCACCATCACCAGCACCGCAGCCGCTCAGGGAACACACATCAAGACTGAAGACCACAGGGCCAGTCCTCTGGAGGACTACAACTCCCACACCGCAAACCCCCTGGAGAACTACAACACCAACAGAGCCAGTCCGCTAGATAAATATGACTCTCATAAGCCCAGCTCGCTCCAGAGCTACAAGGCCAGCCCTCCTCTGAGCTACGGCTCCCACAGGGCCAGTCCGCTGGAGGACTACTTCCCCATCCCCAGAGGCGAGAGCTACAAGATCCACAAGGCCTCCTCCTCGGCTTCCCCCGACATCATCGAGGTGCGATCGGACCGGTCGGAGGAGAAGGACTTCGACGACGTGGACGGGGACGACGAGCGTGACGATGAGGACAGCCTGTCGCAGCGCTCCACGGTGACGGATGAGTCGGAGATGTTCGACATGACCCGAGGGAACCTGGGCCTGCTGGAGCAAGCCATTGCCCTGAAGGCAGAGCAGGTGAAGCCGGCCGTGCCCAGAGAGCTGCTCCGCTCCCCAGATATCCACCACCAGCGATACTTCACCATGGAGGACAGGCCCAAGCACCTGGACGTCATCCGCAAGAGCTACTTCAGCAAAG agagcagcaggcCGGAGAAGAGAGAGATCAAGTGTCCCACGCCGGGGTGCGATGGGACGGGCCACGTGACCGGTCTTTACCCCCACCACCGCAGCCTGTCGGGCTGTCCGCACAAGGACAGGATCCCCCCCGAGA tCTTGGCGATGCATGAGAACGTGCTGAAGTGTCCGACTCCCGGCTGCACCGGTCAGGGCCACGTTAACAGCAACCGCAACACACATCGCAG CCTGTCGGGTTGCCCCATTGCTGCTGCAGAGAAGCTGTCCAAGAGCCAAGACAAGCAGCATCTCCCTCAGCCGGGCATTGAGCACCTCAAAGGAAGCCCCAATGACAGAGTGCTGAG gcCCATGTGCTTCGTGAAGCAGCTGGAGGTGCCCCAGTACGGCAGCTACAGGCCCAACATGGCTCCCTCCACGCCTCGCGCCAACCTGGCCAAGGAGCTGGAGAAGTACTCCAAGGTGTCCTTCGATTATGCAAGCTTCGACGCTCAAGTGTTCGGGAAGCGCACGCTTGCTCCAAAGATGCCCACCAGCGAAACCTCACCCAAAGCCTTCAAAA CTAAGCCCTCATTCCCCAAGTCCTCGTCGCCCAGCCTCAGTCTCCATGGTTACGGGAAGAGCTCCTCCTTGGCCTACGACTACTCCCACGACGCCGAAGCTGCTCACATGGCCGCCACCGCCATCCTCAACCTGTCCACCCGCTGCTGGGAGAAACCTGAGAACCTCAGCACCAAACCCCAGAACAAG GAAATGGACATTGAAGTGGATGAAAACGGCACCTTGGACCTGAGCATGAAGAAGCCCATCAAACGGGAGGGCAGCCTGTCCGGCACCAGCCCCGGAGTGCGGTCCCCGgacccttcctcctcctcatcttcctcgcTGCACCACGGAGGAAGCAGCGGGATGACGTCGCCGAACCTGCTGAGCTACAAGCAGGAAGAGTGGGAGGGACCGCTGGACTACACCAAACCCAACCGCCAGcgggaggaggagctggacgaG ATGGAGCACACCGGCCAGTCGTACGTCTCCTCAGACCCAGAGGACTGTGACATGATGCAGGACTGTCTGGAGGACAGGAAGTACCCCGGAGAGGTCACGACCCCGAACTTCAAGGTCAAGTTTCAGCCAAAGGACGCCAAGAAAGAGCTGCTCTC GTGTCCCACGCCTGGCTGTGACGGCAGCGGACACATCACTGGAAACTATGCGTCCCATCGCAG tCTGTCTGGGTGTCCTCTCGCTGATAAGAGCCTTCGGTCCCTCATGGCAGCCCACACCCCTGAACTCAA aTGCCCGACTCCAGGATGTGACGGCTCTGGTCACATCACAGGAAACTACGCCTCTCACAGAAg ATGTCCGGTGCCGGGATGCGACAGTCTGGGTCACATCAGCGGAAAGTATGCAACGCACCGCAGCGCCTACGGGTGTCCGCTGGCCGCCCGCCGACAGAAGGAGGGTCTCCTGAATGGGACGCCCTTCAACTGGAAGGCCTTCAAGACAGAGGGTCCCACCTGCCCAACGCCGGGGTGTGACGGCTCCGGACACGCCAACGGAAGCTTCCTCACACACCGCAG CCTCTCAGGATGCCCCAGAGCCTTGTACGCCAAGAAGAAGGCCAAGTTCCCCACAGAGGACTACCTGAGCACCAAGTTTAGAGCCAGCGACG ttTTGGACAACGACGAGGACATCAAGCAGCTCAACAAGGAGATAAACGACCTCAATGAATCCAACAATGAGATGGAGGCCGACATGGTGAACCTGCAGACTCAG atcTCCTCCATGGAGAAGAACCTGAAGAGCATCGAGCACGAGAACAAGATGATCGAGGAGCAGAACGAGGCTCTGTTCATGGAGCTGTCCGGCCTGAGTCGCGCCCTGATCCGCAGCCTGGCCAACATCCGCCTGCCGCACATG CAGGAGCCAATCACTGAGCAGAACTTCGACAGCTACGTGAGCACCCTGACCGACATGTACACCAACAAGGACTGCTTCCAGAGCCCGGAGAACAAGGCGCTGCTGGAGAGCATCAACAAAGCCGTGAAGGGCATCAAAGTCTGA
- the myt1b gene encoding myelin transcription factor 1 isoform X1, giving the protein MKLCRTFLENEFRGELVNQRWTRGERTSSRCQASQRLQSRRPIMMSVEGDDKRARTRSKGIRVPIELVGQELSCPTPGCNGTGHISGRYSRHRSILGCPIARKRRLEEAEQEEEQESERPASKRKSHPLKLALDEGFSAESDASSEAENDGEKPEQSKEEEEEEEEEERDAGVEEEEEEEEEVTENLQQDGHTNGPEEETQQKEEEDERDQKEEKFAADEEEECVIIEAAAAAVTSTEEARSPSQSAEEVANSLLHLGRVSGNNAPSVAIQQAVAMETEEDVSAAAERGEEVKDEQEGRMNEREEGEEEEAHRVQVLEESSVVQKEAADVEDEQCVEDTSDHVSREHPTEGVHCEEIKGDEDAEEEEEEEEMPVQNMQDAPAEEEEKDEEENTDHVLPVTDVPTAIRTITSTAAAQGTHIKTEDHRASPLEDYNSHTANPLENYNTNRASPLDKYDSHKPSSLQSYKASPPLSYGSHRASPLEDYFPIPRGESYKIHKASSSASPDIIEVRSDRSEEKDFDDVDGDDERDDEDSLSQRSTVTDESEMFDMTRGNLGLLEQAIALKAEQVKPAVPRELLRSPDIHHQRYFTMEDRPKHLDVIRKSYFSKESSRPEKREIKCPTPGCDGTGHVTGLYPHHRSLSGCPHKDRIPPEILAMHENVLKCPTPGCTGQGHVNSNRNTHRSLSGCPIAAAEKLSKSQDKQHLPQPGIEHLKGSPNDRVLRPMCFVKQLEVPQYGSYRPNMAPSTPRANLAKELEKYSKVSFDYASFDAQVFGKRTLAPKMPTSETSPKAFKTKPSFPKSSSPSLSLHGYGKSSSLAYDYSHDAEAAHMAATAILNLSTRCWEKPENLSTKPQNKEMDIEVDENGTLDLSMKKPIKREGSLSGTSPGVRSPDPSSSSSSSLHHGGSSGMTSPNLLSYKQEEWEGPLDYTKPNRQREEELDEMEHTGQSYVSSDPEDCDMMQDCLEDRKYPGEVTTPNFKVKFQPKDAKKELLSCPTPGCDGSGHITGNYASHRSLSGCPLADKSLRSLMAAHTPELKCPTPGCDGSGHITGNYASHRSLSGCPRAKKSGIKTPTKDNQEDSELLKCPVPGCDSLGHISGKYATHRSAYGCPLAARRQKEGLLNGTPFNWKAFKTEGPTCPTPGCDGSGHANGSFLTHRSLSGCPRALYAKKKAKFPTEDYLSTKFRASDVLDNDEDIKQLNKEINDLNESNNEMEADMVNLQTQISSMEKNLKSIEHENKMIEEQNEALFMELSGLSRALIRSLANIRLPHMQEPITEQNFDSYVSTLTDMYTNKDCFQSPENKALLESINKAVKGIKV; this is encoded by the exons CATCCTCGGCTGCCCCATAGCGAGAAAGCGCCGCCTGGAGGAAGCcgagcaggaggaggaacaggaaTCGGAACGTCCCGCCTCCAAGAGGAAGTCCCACCCCCTGAAACTAGCCCTGGACGAGGGCTTCAGCGCAGAGAGCGACGCCAGCAGCGAGGCCGAAAACGATGGGGAGAAACCAGAGCAgtccaaggaggaggaggaggaggaggaggaggaggagagggatgCAGGtgtagaagaggaggaggaggaggaggaggaggtgacagaAAACCTCCAGCAGGATGGACACACAAACGGACCAGAGGAGGAAACAcagcagaaggaggaggaggatgagagaGATCAGAAGGAGGAGAAATTTGCTGCAGATGAAG AGGAGGAGTGTGTGATTATCGAGGCCGCCGCCGCTGCCGTCACCTCCACCGAGGAGGCCCGGTCGCCCTCGCAGAGCGCCGAGGAGGTGGCCAACTCGCTCCTCCACCTGGGCCGAGTCTCTGGCAACAATGCTCCGAGTGTGGCCATTCAGCaggctgttgccatggagactgAGGAGGATGTCAGCGCGGCAGCCGAGCGGGGTGAAGAAGTAAAGGACGAGCAGGAGGGGCGCATGAATGAGagggaagagggggaggaggaggaggcgcaCAGAGTTCAAGTACTGGAGGAATCATCTGTTGTGCAGAAGGAGGCAGCTGACGTGGAAGACGAACAGTGCGTTGAAGACACGAGCGACCACGTGAGCCGAGAGCATCCGACCGAAGGTGTCCACTGTGAAGAGATCAAAGGTGACGAggatgcagaggaggaggaagaggaggaagagatgcCAGTGCAAAACATGCAGGACGctccagcagaggaggaggagaaggacgaAGAGGAGAATACTGACCATGTTCTGCCCGTTACTGATGTGCCAACTGCCATCCGCACCATCACCAGCACCGCAGCCGCTCAGGGAACACACATCAAGACTGAAGACCACAGGGCCAGTCCTCTGGAGGACTACAACTCCCACACCGCAAACCCCCTGGAGAACTACAACACCAACAGAGCCAGTCCGCTAGATAAATATGACTCTCATAAGCCCAGCTCGCTCCAGAGCTACAAGGCCAGCCCTCCTCTGAGCTACGGCTCCCACAGGGCCAGTCCGCTGGAGGACTACTTCCCCATCCCCAGAGGCGAGAGCTACAAGATCCACAAGGCCTCCTCCTCGGCTTCCCCCGACATCATCGAGGTGCGATCGGACCGGTCGGAGGAGAAGGACTTCGACGACGTGGACGGGGACGACGAGCGTGACGATGAGGACAGCCTGTCGCAGCGCTCCACGGTGACGGATGAGTCGGAGATGTTCGACATGACCCGAGGGAACCTGGGCCTGCTGGAGCAAGCCATTGCCCTGAAGGCAGAGCAGGTGAAGCCGGCCGTGCCCAGAGAGCTGCTCCGCTCCCCAGATATCCACCACCAGCGATACTTCACCATGGAGGACAGGCCCAAGCACCTGGACGTCATCCGCAAGAGCTACTTCAGCAAAG agagcagcaggcCGGAGAAGAGAGAGATCAAGTGTCCCACGCCGGGGTGCGATGGGACGGGCCACGTGACCGGTCTTTACCCCCACCACCGCAGCCTGTCGGGCTGTCCGCACAAGGACAGGATCCCCCCCGAGA tCTTGGCGATGCATGAGAACGTGCTGAAGTGTCCGACTCCCGGCTGCACCGGTCAGGGCCACGTTAACAGCAACCGCAACACACATCGCAG CCTGTCGGGTTGCCCCATTGCTGCTGCAGAGAAGCTGTCCAAGAGCCAAGACAAGCAGCATCTCCCTCAGCCGGGCATTGAGCACCTCAAAGGAAGCCCCAATGACAGAGTGCTGAG gcCCATGTGCTTCGTGAAGCAGCTGGAGGTGCCCCAGTACGGCAGCTACAGGCCCAACATGGCTCCCTCCACGCCTCGCGCCAACCTGGCCAAGGAGCTGGAGAAGTACTCCAAGGTGTCCTTCGATTATGCAAGCTTCGACGCTCAAGTGTTCGGGAAGCGCACGCTTGCTCCAAAGATGCCCACCAGCGAAACCTCACCCAAAGCCTTCAAAA CTAAGCCCTCATTCCCCAAGTCCTCGTCGCCCAGCCTCAGTCTCCATGGTTACGGGAAGAGCTCCTCCTTGGCCTACGACTACTCCCACGACGCCGAAGCTGCTCACATGGCCGCCACCGCCATCCTCAACCTGTCCACCCGCTGCTGGGAGAAACCTGAGAACCTCAGCACCAAACCCCAGAACAAG GAAATGGACATTGAAGTGGATGAAAACGGCACCTTGGACCTGAGCATGAAGAAGCCCATCAAACGGGAGGGCAGCCTGTCCGGCACCAGCCCCGGAGTGCGGTCCCCGgacccttcctcctcctcatcttcctcgcTGCACCACGGAGGAAGCAGCGGGATGACGTCGCCGAACCTGCTGAGCTACAAGCAGGAAGAGTGGGAGGGACCGCTGGACTACACCAAACCCAACCGCCAGcgggaggaggagctggacgaG ATGGAGCACACCGGCCAGTCGTACGTCTCCTCAGACCCAGAGGACTGTGACATGATGCAGGACTGTCTGGAGGACAGGAAGTACCCCGGAGAGGTCACGACCCCGAACTTCAAGGTCAAGTTTCAGCCAAAGGACGCCAAGAAAGAGCTGCTCTC GTGTCCCACGCCTGGCTGTGACGGCAGCGGACACATCACTGGAAACTATGCGTCCCATCGCAG tCTGTCTGGGTGTCCTCTCGCTGATAAGAGCCTTCGGTCCCTCATGGCAGCCCACACCCCTGAACTCAA aTGCCCGACTCCAGGATGTGACGGCTCTGGTCACATCACAGGAAACTACGCCTCTCACAGAAg tctctCTGGGTGCCCGCGTGCCAAGAAAAGTGGAATTAAAACTCCTACCAAGGACAACCAGGAGGACTCCGAGCTTTTAAA ATGTCCGGTGCCGGGATGCGACAGTCTGGGTCACATCAGCGGAAAGTATGCAACGCACCGCAGCGCCTACGGGTGTCCGCTGGCCGCCCGCCGACAGAAGGAGGGTCTCCTGAATGGGACGCCCTTCAACTGGAAGGCCTTCAAGACAGAGGGTCCCACCTGCCCAACGCCGGGGTGTGACGGCTCCGGACACGCCAACGGAAGCTTCCTCACACACCGCAG CCTCTCAGGATGCCCCAGAGCCTTGTACGCCAAGAAGAAGGCCAAGTTCCCCACAGAGGACTACCTGAGCACCAAGTTTAGAGCCAGCGACG ttTTGGACAACGACGAGGACATCAAGCAGCTCAACAAGGAGATAAACGACCTCAATGAATCCAACAATGAGATGGAGGCCGACATGGTGAACCTGCAGACTCAG atcTCCTCCATGGAGAAGAACCTGAAGAGCATCGAGCACGAGAACAAGATGATCGAGGAGCAGAACGAGGCTCTGTTCATGGAGCTGTCCGGCCTGAGTCGCGCCCTGATCCGCAGCCTGGCCAACATCCGCCTGCCGCACATG CAGGAGCCAATCACTGAGCAGAACTTCGACAGCTACGTGAGCACCCTGACCGACATGTACACCAACAAGGACTGCTTCCAGAGCCCGGAGAACAAGGCGCTGCTGGAGAGCATCAACAAAGCCGTGAAGGGCATCAAAGTCTGA